The Rhodopirellula halodulae genome includes the window CACCGTCGCGGCGTCGTGATGCGGCCGGGCGAATCTGGTTTGCCCAGCAACCTTGATGCGCGAAATGTCGTGGCGCCGTATACCGCCGGTGCGTTGCGAGGGGGCAGTCACGTTCATGTATGGGACGGACGCGGCGAATGGGTGAGCTTCACCTACGAAGACCACGTGCTTGCCACTTCGGCGGGCGATACACAAACCAATCAACGCAACGTTGGGGTGTCGATTCCTGCTCCTTCGGTCGTGGTGCCAAAGAGCCATCCCAGGAATCATGACGGGACGCACTTCAGTGTGGTCGCGACGCGAACACATGACCAACCGACACCGGGTTCCGATCAAATTGCAAAGGCATACGAAGACGCGTGGGTCGGAAGCGATGGCTATCTGAACTATTCTGGCACGCGGCAGTCCAAGGCCCTCGCGTTCATTGGTGATGTGGCTGGTGATGATTCAGGTGAATGGATCCCGGAGCTTTATCTTGTCGATCTGCCCGGCGATCTGACGGTGGAAGGGGAGGGGCCGCTGGCGGGCACTGCGAGCACACGTCCGTTTCCTCCCGCGGGTGCAATGCAGCGGCGTTTGACTCGAACCACGCATCGCAAGCATCCGGGACTGGCAACTGATGTCCGGCATTGGCCACGTAGTCGCCCGGACGGCACCGAAATTTTCTGCTTGATGCGAGATGACGAGGGTGTGATCCAATTGTGTGGTGTTTCCACCGCGAACGGGAGCCTTCGGCAAATCACATACGGTTCTGAATCAGTGGCATCCGCGTTCACCGTGCATCCCAGTGGCCAGTTTGTCGCGTGCGTGATTGGCGACGAAGTGTGTGAAGTGACCTTGGATGGCGGCGTCAGTCGCTGTTTGGCAAGGCAAGACGCTGACCAAAGGTTTCTGCCCTTCGCGGTGGTGTACAGCCCTGACGGAAAAAAGGTGGCTTTTGGTGCTGCTGCAAAACACGGCGAGGATTGGTGGAACCAGGTTTACGTCGTCGCCCGAGAATGAACAACTGCAGGAAAACAAAGTTGAAGAAAACGTCTGCACATACTCTGAATACCCCACTTGAGAAAATGACGATGAAAAACCTCTGCCGATTTTTTGCAACGAAGAAATTGGTCTTCGCGGCCTTGATGTTGTCGAGCTTGTCACCATCCGATGTCCACGGCGAAGACTCACCCAAACTTGTGCCTTTGGAATACAACCATCCAGGTTTGGAAGTTGACCTGGGAGTTGGTTTGTGGGCATACCCGTTGCCGATGGACT containing:
- a CDS encoding DUF3748 domain-containing protein: MPGNAEPRASSVDAASIQARRRVMQELTCRPLHHHLTNTNVWSHDGQWIYYDVRSDPLGAVFDGPQIERVNVRTREVEVIYRSSDNACVGVVTASPTDNRIAFIHGPEHPTEAWSYAAYHRRGVVMRPGESGLPSNLDARNVVAPYTAGALRGGSHVHVWDGRGEWVSFTYEDHVLATSAGDTQTNQRNVGVSIPAPSVVVPKSHPRNHDGTHFSVVATRTHDQPTPGSDQIAKAYEDAWVGSDGYLNYSGTRQSKALAFIGDVAGDDSGEWIPELYLVDLPGDLTVEGEGPLAGTASTRPFPPAGAMQRRLTRTTHRKHPGLATDVRHWPRSRPDGTEIFCLMRDDEGVIQLCGVSTANGSLRQITYGSESVASAFTVHPSGQFVACVIGDEVCEVTLDGGVSRCLARQDADQRFLPFAVVYSPDGKKVAFGAAAKHGEDWWNQVYVVARE